GCCTCGACAGCTTCGATAGCATCGGCAATCGATCCCGGGCCGATCTTGAGCCCTGCGTTACGGAGCACTCTGGCGAAGAAGACGAGATTGTCGGCAAAGCGGCCCTCGGCCGGCGGCAGCGGCGGAGCGACCGACCCATCCTGCACCCCTTGCGTCTTCGTCTTCAACCCGCTGCCCTCAGTACGTCCTTGACCTCCGTCAGCACACGAGCGCCCTCGCCGCCCTGAATGCGCGCAATGTCGTCCTGGTATTTCAGGAGCGTGCCGATCGTGTCGGAAATGGTCTCCGGATCGAGCGCCAGACGGTCGAGTTCGGTCAGGGCCGTCGCCCAGTCGATCGTCTCTGCCACGCCGGGATTCTTGAAGAGATCGAGCGTTCGAAGCTTCTGCACATAGGCGACAATCTGCTGCGAGAGAGCCTCGTTGCAGCCTGGCACCTTCCGGCGGATGATCTCCAGTTCCTGCGCGGCCTCCGGATAATCGACCCAGTGATAGAGGCACCGGCGCTTCAACGCATCGTGCACTTCGCGCGTCCGGTTGGTCGTGATGATGACGATCGGCGGCTCGGCGGCCTTGATGGTTCCAAGCTCGGGGATCGTCACCTGGAAATCCGAGAGCACTTCCAGCAGGAAGGCTTCGAAGGCCTCGTCGGTACGGTCGAGCTCGTCGATCAGGAAGACCGGCGCACGGCCTTCCACGGACGAAAGCGCCTGCAACACGGGGCGACGGATAAGGTAGCGTTCAGAAAAAATATCGGATTCGATACGGCTGCGGTCGGTCAATCCAGAAGCTTCAGCAAGCCGGATCTCCAGCATCTGCGCCGGATAATTCCACTCGTAGACGGCCGATGCGATATCGAGGCCCTCGTAGCATTGCAGCCGGATCAGTGGCCGATCGAGCGCCTTCGACAGCACCTTCGCGATCTCGGTCTTTCCGACGCCGGCCTCTCCTTCAAGAAACAGCGGCCGCTTCATCTTCAGGGCGAGAAAGAGCACCGTCGCCAGCGACCGGCCTGCGAGATAATCCTCTCTTGCCAGCATGGCGATCGTCTCGTCGATAGACGCGGGTGGCAGTGGATGATCGGGCATTTGTCCTCCCTTTTGGGGAGTTATAGCGTGTGGTAGTCCCGGTTCATATAGAGCAGGGCCGGTTTTGTTTCGTTGAAACGCACGGCCACGACCTCACCGAAAATGATGTGATGGGTGGACATCTCCTTGATTTCCATCACCCTGCAATCAAAGGAGGCAAGCGAATCCCAAAGCACCGGGGCACCTGTGACAAGCTTGTCGAATTTGCCGGTCGCAAACCGCTCGTCGTTGCTCATCGGCTTGCGTCCGGAAAAGGCGTCGGCCAGCGCCTGATGATGCGCGCCGAGCGTGTTCAGCGCGAAAATGCCGCTCTGGAAGAAGATATCATTCTTCGGATTGCTGTTGTTGAGGCAGACAAGGACGCAAGCCGGATCGTCGGACACCGAACAGGCTGCGGTGATGGTGACCCCGCGCCGTGTCTGGCCAAGCACCGTCGTCACGAGCTGCACATGACCGCCGAAACGGCTCATGGCATCGCGATACAGCTGCGGATCGATCGGCTGCCTGTTCAACAAATGCTGTCTCCTGCGGCCGCGCCGCCT
Above is a window of Rhizobium etli 8C-3 DNA encoding:
- a CDS encoding AAA family ATPase; translated protein: MPDHPLPPASIDETIAMLAREDYLAGRSLATVLFLALKMKRPLFLEGEAGVGKTEIAKVLSKALDRPLIRLQCYEGLDIASAVYEWNYPAQMLEIRLAEASGLTDRSRIESDIFSERYLIRRPVLQALSSVEGRAPVFLIDELDRTDEAFEAFLLEVLSDFQVTIPELGTIKAAEPPIVIITTNRTREVHDALKRRCLYHWVDYPEAAQELEIIRRKVPGCNEALSQQIVAYVQKLRTLDLFKNPGVAETIDWATALTELDRLALDPETISDTIGTLLKYQDDIARIQGGEGARVLTEVKDVLRAAG
- a CDS encoding flavin reductase yields the protein MLNRQPIDPQLYRDAMSRFGGHVQLVTTVLGQTRRGVTITAACSVSDDPACVLVCLNNSNPKNDIFFQSGIFALNTLGAHHQALADAFSGRKPMSNDERFATGKFDKLVTGAPVLWDSLASFDCRVMEIKEMSTHHIIFGEVVAVRFNETKPALLYMNRDYHTL